A genome region from Drosophila simulans strain w501 chromosome 2R, Prin_Dsim_3.1, whole genome shotgun sequence includes the following:
- the LOC6733726 gene encoding CCR4-NOT transcription complex subunit 1 isoform X6 — protein sequence MNVESQLKTPLTHIRNLVKHVNKRNFNESSEQITQFVKEHGLEADRSSLRHLFSVINFSDLVPSVTVQLQAKLLGIQLERQLHSSSFVSNICYAFDQFFASNQKSLKPVAVADLVGQVARLTGINKVCECVFALALTHSSYTELKHSARNNLKGSLSDLIDSYLGNKGTGPADSGLREISFDLLQYLLCCLSEYVQPQVEAQFLVKLREEFPRQAVPLVLAPFLYGSTTATIAGAGASETDAEAEATTNSNSSSFEADALNEVGIEDIYDHLSEIIFTNQGKNNIMDTSWINLILEIGYEFTSSVEECKNHLCSRERERAELQSKDVAKIVGLMCRRHSSLLDCNVNLPTPANFWPGQGQGGGSNSSGSSQTQITPQQQTPGSSNNNDGSDGNSSSDKKDKKETTEATQTWKPDVFVQALKEVVPQLNWKDVCMELDHPEFVLKDRIGLELLLTILRLATGSNIFPHPECIYRHWANTEGQLSLIATMLKNPDLFSFADFVFSQPALDVLKTAPDADNKEISSWKSLHLVEVLLSIADKGYYTQVHELFKFPAQNCPDVLFLALLNTSPPMTPLRQDLFNQLIPTFLGNHPNSNVILASAWSSNNFQLRSNIMNAMSEWYLRGNEFDQVKLSRILDLAQDLKALSALLNARSFLFIIDLACLASRREYLKLEKWLTDKIREHGEPFMQAIIKVLHRRCPQVINAKVPEDQLPPKQAQLLPETVTTMINCLQTCINNCMQPEMVEVIMQMTANVAIMANKARAQQQQQPGLVPPPPPTILRGHRGMDLPGGIVPPPPQQPFSGNLNAQMFGPGMDPLTNMSNNLAGLNLSGPNGAFNFGNMLTSPSRLMTPGANPYPLNLMQMPQAPPPPNVGNLGRMLPGGPQQQTPTPTPTAPNPNNPVMADLQIPVSKEVEDEVNSYFQRIYNHQPNPTLSIDEVLDILQRFKESSNRREQEVFLCMLRNLFEEYRFFCQYPEKELQITAQLFGGIIDRNLVPTFVALGLSLRCVLDALRKPDGSKLYYFGVTALDRFRTRLHTYNKYCEHIRSIPHFSDFPPHLIQYVEYGMHGQEPPPQKLIGLSNTIPSAISSGPGTEPIYRNSSMLGNMPAATPGSGPKSSAAVSHATRMKSIANATNIDTLLVANQEEKVTVPPEPVQDKTAFIFNNLSQLNIPQKCDEIKEIMTKEYWPWLAQYLVLKRASMEFNFHTLYYNFLDALKNGEINRFVTKETLRNIKVLLRSDKGVINFSDRSLLKNLGHWLGMMTLGRNRPILQLDLDLKSLLAEAYHKGQQELLFVVPFVAKILESSAKSRIFRSPNPWTMGIMYVLGELHQEPDLKLNLKFEIEVLCKTLNLELAKLRPVIYLKDPNRTHLIEQMSQPKPKQLEPVASAPALPREQQSPAQPPPPPQQQQPPQQQVPPPPSSADVDAQNAAAMMMAAGGANSTPGSVSSPNLPTDSNQVALPPPEPRYSYVDVNVSNFQLIGQQLVLPPNTPFLHANPGIKHIVVNAVERTITDWLQPIVDRSIRIACATTEQIIRKDFALDADENRMRTAAHQMVRNLAAGMAMITGKDEIARAISQNLHKALLSGLNGMPSMAEIQAAAMQLASENVELVCAFIQKTSAEKAAAEIDRRLSTDFETRKIAREEGNRFVDAQILTYQQERLPEAVRIKVGAAPATLYAVYSEFARSIPGFQQMSDRDIALFVPKPTDLSQPNVFANDDSSMVYGELASKMETFMNTAIGVPTLQIQASKMHMLLNALMATRRLRDQESAFNLLTRAVEGLTEGLVNMHENMEQMKMYQNIHLRILGLLNNSFGAPNTERAVTKCFFDIREEVRYNVEAARALITSHFVNLNQFDGMLRDCMDNGNNYVAISFGIALLERLIMDDRVINIVSDNEFMATVELLGRLTQHRHRYPECIVNAIDTLWSGNFNTSSDYSPFNGNDRYLSGASHYIHSGMHHVRSCDTDDPPGLQEKTEFLLKDWVALYTQQNQQSTRDARNFGAFVQKMNTYGILKTDDLITRFFRQATHICTDVVYRMFAEPSLPINQAKNKIFQWIDAFVHLIAMLVRHSGEAGNPTTKINLLNKVLGIVLGTLIKDHEMRGVSFQQVGYHRFFMMLFMELCTADVILESLMHSIVSAFAYTYHLLNPSVAPGFCFAWLELISHRVFLGRILVQIPGQKGWPLYAQLLQDLFKYLAPFLRNTELGKPVQLLYKGTLRVLLVLLHDFPEFLCDYHFGFCDTIPPNCVQMRNIILSAFPRNMRLPDPFTPNLKVDMLSDSSNAPKVLSSYIMNIQPPNFKKDLDSYLKARAPVTFLSELRGHLQVTSEPGTRYNMALMNALVMYVGTQAIALIRNKNFVPNTSNIAHSAHMDIFQNLAVDLDTEGRYLFLNAIANQLRYPNSHTHYFSCAVLHLFAEANSEAIQEQITRVLLERLIVNRPHPWGLLITFIELIKNPIYKFWDHDFVHCAPEITKYFGDCLIVVKRFENSIGIQCAS from the exons ATGAACGTAGAGAGCCAACTGAAGACACCGCTAACGCACATTCGAAATCTGGTCAAGCACGTGAACAAGCGAAATTTTAATGAGAGCAGCGAGCAAATAACTCAG TTCGTTAAAGAGCACGGCCTGGAAGCGGATCGCAGCAGCCTGCGCCACCTGTTCTCCGTGATCAACTTCAGCGATCTCGTGCCATCAGTTACGGTCCAGCTGCAGGCGAAGCTCCTGGGCATCCAGTTGGAGCGTCAGCTTCACAGTTCATCGTTTGTGTCCAACATCTGCTACGCTTTTGACCAGTTCTTCGCCAGCAACCAGAAG TCCCTGAAGCCTGTTGCGGTAGCGGATCTCGTTGGCCAGGTCGCCCGACTGACCGGCATCAACAAGGTTTGTGAGTGCGTCTTTGCCTTGGCCTTGACCCACTCCTCGTACACAGAACTCAAACATTCTGCCAGAAACAACCTAAAAGGTAGCCTCAGCGATTTGATAGACTCTTACTTGGGTAATAAAGGAACCGGCCCGGCCGACAGCGGTCTCCGGGAGATCTCCTTCGATCTACTGCAGTATTTGTTGTGCTGCCTTAGCGAGTACGTACAACCGCAGGTGGAGGCACAGTTTTTGGTCAAGCTTCGGGAGGAGTTTCCGCGCCAGGCGGTACCGCTGGTTCTAGCGCCGTTCCTTTACGGCTCGACGACGGCGACGATTGCGGGAGCAGGTGCCAGCGAAACGGATGCGGAGGCCGAAGCGACGACTAACAGCAACAGCTCCAGTTTCGAAGCAGATGCTTTGAACGAGGTGGGAATCGAGGATATTTATGACCATTTAAGCGAGATAATATTCACCAACCAG ggcaaaaataatattatggaCACATCTTGGATTAATCTAATCCTTGAAATCGGTTATGAATTTACATCGAGCGTTGAAGAGTGTAAGAATCATTTGTGTTCCCGTGAGCGAGAACGCGCTGAGCTTCAGTCCAAAGATGTCGCCAAGATCGTGGGTCTTATGTGCCGAAGGCACTCGTCCCTGCTCGATTGTAATGTGAATCTACCGACGCCGGCGAACTTCTGGCCTGGTCAGGGACAGGgcggtggcagcaacagcagtggcTCTTCGCAGACACAAATCACTCCGCAGCAACAGACCCCGGGCAGCAGTAACAACAACGATGGCAGCGATGGCAATTCGTCCAGTGATAAGAAGGACAAGAAGGAGACGACGGAGGCCACGCAAACTTGGAAGCCAGATGTCTTTGTGCAGGCGCTCAAGGAGGTGGTGCCTCAGCTCAACTGGAAGGACGTGTGCATGG AACTTGATCATCCCGAGTTCGTGCTGAAGGATCGCATCGGTTTGGAGCTATTGCTCACCATCCTTCGGCTGGCCACTGGCTCTAACATATTTCCACATCCAGAATGCATTTACCGTCACTGGGCAAACACGGAAGGTCAGCTGTCGCTTATCGCGACAATGCTGAAGAACCCGGATCTCTTCTCCTTCGCCGACTTTGTATTTAGCCAGCCAGCGTTGGATGTGCTTAAGACGGCTCCGGATGCGGACAATAAGGAGATCTCGTCCTGGAAGTCGCTTCACCTGGTGGAGGTGCTGCTCTCCATTGCGGACAAGGGATACTATACGCAGGTCCATGAGCTATTCAAGTTCCCAGCGCAGAACTGTCCCGATGTGCTATTTTTGGCCTTATTGAACACCAGTCCGCCGATGACGCCACTGCGTCAGGATCTGTTTAACCAACTGATACCAACGTTCCTTGGCAACCATCCCAACTCGAACGTGATCTTGGCCAGCGCCTGGAGTTCGAACAACTTCCAACTTCGGTCCAATATCATGAATGCTATGTCCGAGTGGTATCTCCGAGGCAATGAGTTCGATCAGGTGAAACTGTCGCGCATCCTGGATCTTGCCCAGGATTTAAAAGCGCTATCAGCGCTGCTCAACGCTCGTTCATTTTTATTCATTATCGACCTGGCTTGCCTTGCCTCTCGGCGCGAGTACCTGAAGCTGGAAAAGTGGCTTACCGATAAAATTCGCGAACATGGAGAGCCTTTTATGCAGGCTATAATCAAGGTTCTGCACCGTCGCTGCCCGCAGGTTATCAACGCCAAAGTGCCAGAGGACCAGCTGCCTCCCAAGCAGGCGCAGCTCTTGCCCGAGACAGTTACCACCATGATCAACTGTCTGCAAACGTGCATCAATAACTGCATGCAGCCGGAGATGGTCGAAGTCATCATGCAAATGACCGCGAACGTGGCAATTATGGCTAACAAGGCACGTgcccaacaacagcagcagccaggatTGGTTCCGCCGCCTCCACCAACAATTCTGCGCGGCCATCGAGGTATGGATCTGCCTGGAGGCATAGTCCCTCCGCCACCGCAGCAACCGTTCTCCGGAAACCTCAACGCGCAGATGTTCGGACCAGGAATGGATCCTCTGACGAATATGTCCAACAACTTGGCCGGCCTCAACCTCAGCGGCCCGAACGGAGCATTTAATTTTGGCAACATGCTGA CCTCTCCATCACGTCTGATGACTCCGGGAGCCAATCCCTATCCGCTGAACCTCATGCAGATGCCGCAGGCTCCGCCACCACCCAACGTAGGAAACCTAGGCCGCATGCTGCCAGGGGGTCCACAACAGCAGACACCAACGCCGACTCCAACGGCCCCCAATCCAAACAACCCTGTGATGGCCGATCTCCAGATACCTGTGTCAAAGGAAGTTGAAGACGAGGTCAACTCATACTTTCAGCGCATCTACAACCACCAGCCGAATCCAACGCTGTCCATCGATGAAGTGCTGGACATTTTGCAACGATTTAAAGAGTCAAGTAACCGGCGCGAACAGGAAGTCTTTTTGTGCATGCTGCGCAATCTGTTCGAGGAATATCGCTTTTTCTGTCAATACCCAGAGAAAGAGCTCCAGATTACTGCGCAGCTATTTGGTGGCATTATAGATCGCAACCTGGTGCCCACTTTTGTTGCCCTGGGCCTTTCTCTGCGCTGTGTCTTGGATGCCCTCCGCAAGCCCGATGGATCTAAGCTTTACTATTTCGGTGTGACGGCACTGGACAGATTCAGAACTCGATTGCACACCTACAACAAATACTGCGAGCATATCCGCTCCATTCCTCACTTCTCTGACTTCCCGCCGCACCTTATTCAGTATGTGGAATACGGAATGCACGGCCAGGAGCCGCCGCCTCAGAAGTTGATTGGACTCAGCAATACTATTCCTTCGGCAATATCTAGCGGACCAGGAACGGAACCAATTTACAGGAATAGCTCCATGTTAG GTAATATGCCCGCTGCCACCCCGGGATCGGGACCGAAATCAAGCGCTGCTGTGTCGCATGCCACGAGAATGAAGTCCATCGCCAATGCCACCAATATCGACACACTTTTGGTGGCCAACCAGGAAGAGAAAGTGACTGTGCCACCCGAGCCTGTACAGGACAAAACTGCCTTTATTTTCAACAACTTGAGCCAGCTGAACATACCGCAGAAGTGCGATGAGATAAAGGAGATTATGACCAAGGAGTATTGGCCGTGGCTAGCGCAATATCTGGTCCTCAAACGCGCATCAATGGAGTTCAACTTCCACACACTCTATTACAACTTCTTGGATGCCCTTAAAAACGGCGAGATCAACCGATTCGTAACCAAAGAGACCCTACGCAACATCAAGGTACTCTTGCGCTCCGATAAGggagttattaatttctcCGATCGAAGTCTGCTGAAGAACCTCGGACACTGGTTGGGCATGATGACCTTAGGTCGCAATCGCCCCATCCTGCAGTTGGATCTGGATCTGAAATCCCTTTTGGCTGAGGCTTACCATAAGGGCCAGCAGGAACTGCTTTTTGTGGTTCCTTTCGTAGCCAAGATCCTTGAGTCATCCGCCAAGTCTCGCATCTTCCGATCGCCCAATCCATGGACAATGGGTATCATGTACGTGCTTGGTGAGCTTCACCAGGAGCCAGACCTCAAGCTGAACCTGAAGTTTGAAATCGAAGTACTCTGCAAAACACTTAATCtggagttggccaagttgcgACCAGTGATCTACCTGAAGGATCCCAATCGAACTCATTTGATTGAACAGATGTCgcaaccaaaaccgaaacaacTTGAGCCAGTGGCTTCTGCACCAGCTCTACCGCGTGAACAGCAATCCCCGGCACAacctccgccgccaccacaacagcagcaaccaccgcagcagcaggtaCCTCCACCGCCATCCTCTGCGGACGTGGACGCCCAAAATGCTGCCGCTATGATGATGGCAGCAGGCGGAGCTAATAGTACTCCTGGATCGGTATCTTCGCCCAATCTACCCACCGATTCCAACCAGGTGGCTCTACCGCCACCGGAGCCGCGCTATTCATACGTGGACGTAAACGTGAGCAATTTCCAGCTTATTGGTCAGCAGTTGGTACTGCCACCCAATACTCCGTTCCTGCACGCCAATCCCGGAATCAAACACATTGTGGTCAACGCCGTGGAGCGCACGATAACCGACTGGTTGCAGCCCATTGTGGACCGAAGCATCCGCATTGCCTGTGCCACTACCGAGCAGATCATCCGCAAGGACTTCGCCCTAGATGCCGACGAGAACCGAATGCGCACTGCCGCTCATCAGATGGTACGAAACCTTGCCGCCGGCATGGCCATGATTACCGGCAAGGATGAGATAGCGCGTGCTATTAGCCAGAATCTGCACAAGGCCTTGCTGTCGGGTCTAAATGGGATGCCCAGCATGGCTGAGATCCAAGCTGCTGCTATGCAGTTAGCCAGCGAAAATGTTGAGCTAGtttgcgctttcattcagaaAACATCTGCTGAAAAGGCAGCCGCAGAGATTGATAGGCGTCTAAGCACCGATTTCGAGACCAGGAAAATTGCTCGTGAAGAGGGAAACCGTTTTGTGGACGCCCAGATCCTCACCTATCAACAGGAGCGTCTTCCAGAAGCAGTGCGCATCAAGGTGGGCGCGGCTCCAGCTACACTTTATGCTGTGTACTCGGAGTTCGCTAGAAGCATACCTGGCTTCCAGCAGATGAGCGATCGCGATATTGCCCTGTTTGTGCCCAAGCCGACGGATTTGTCTCAGCCAAATGTGTTTGCTAATGATGATAGCAGCATGGTATACGGGGAACTGGCAAGCAAAATGGAGACCTTCATGAACACGGCAATCGGAGTGCCGACACTCCAGATCCAGGCTAGCAAGATGCACATGCTCCTCAACGCTCTGATGGCGACGCGTCGACTGCGTGACCAAGAGTCTGCCTTTAATCTGCTGACCCGCGCGGTCGAGGGCTTGACCGAAGGATTGGTCAATATGCATGAAAACATGGAGCAAATGAAGATGTACCAAAACATCCATCTCCGTATCCTTGGCTTGCTAAACAACAGTTTCGGTGCTCCAAACACAGAGCGAGCGGTAACAAAGTGTTTCTTCGATATCCGAGAGGAGGTGCGATACAACGTGGAGGCAGCTCGCGCTTTGATTACGTCGCACTTTGTCAATCTGAATCAGTTTGACGGAATGCTACGCGACTGCATGGACAACGGAAACAATTATGTGGCCATATCGTTCGGTATCGCACTGCTGGAGCGCCTCATCATGGACGATCGAGTGATTAACATTGTTTCGGACAACGAATTCATGGCAACTGTTGAGCTGCTAGGTAGGCTCACTCAGCATCGCCATCGGTATCCAGAATGCATTGTGAATGCTATTGATACGCTGTGGAGCGGAAACTTTAACACGAGCAGCGACTACAGCCCGTTCAACGGCAATGATCGTTATCTGTCGGGAGCCTCCCATTACATCCACTCCGGCATGCATCACGTAAGG TCATGCGATACAGATGATCCGCCGGGCTTACAAGAGAAGACGGAGTTTCTGCTTAAGGATTGGGTTGCACTGTACACGCAACAGAACCAGCAGTCTACGCGCGATGCACGCAACTTCGGTGCATTTGTCCAGAAGATGAACACATATGGAATCCTGAAAACGGACGACTTGATCACCCGTTTTTTCCGCCAGGCCACACACATTTGCACGGATGTGGTGTACAGAATGTTCGCCGAGCCGAGTTTACCAATCAACCAGGCCAAGAACAAGATATTCCAGTGGATCGATGCGTTCGTCCATCTGATCGCAATGCTCGTGCGACACTCAGGCGAAGCAGGAAATCCAACCACCAAGATCAACCTGTTAAACAAGGTGCTGGGCATTGTGCTGGGAACACTGATTAAGGACCATGAGATGCGTGGCGTGAGCTTCCAGCAGGTTGGCTATCATCGCTTCTTCATGATGCTGTTCATGGAGCTGTGCACAGCCGATGTGATTCTCGAGTCCCTGATGCACAGTATTGTGTCGGCCTTCGCCTACACATATCACTTATTGAATCCCAGCGTGGCTCCGGGCTTCTGCTTTGCTTGGTTGGAGCTCATTTCGCATCGCGTCTTCCTCGGCCGCATCCTGGTCCAAATTCCCGGGCAAAAGGGCTGGCCGCTTTACGCTCAACTGCTGCAGGACCTCTTTAAATATCTTGCGCCCTTCTTACGCAACACTGAGCTCGGCAAACCAGTCCAACTTTTGTATAAGGGGACGCTACGTGTTCTACTCGTTCTGCTTCACGACTTCCCGGAGTTCTTGTGCGACTATCATTTTGGGTTCTGTGACACCATCCCGCCCAACTGCGTCCAGATGCGTAACATCATCCTGTCGGCGTTTCCGCGCAATATGCGCTTGCCCGATCCCTTCACACCCAACCTAAAGGTGGACATGCTGTCGGACAGTAGTAACGCACCTAAGGTGCTCAGCAGCTACATTATGAACATCCAGCCGCCGAACTTCAAGAAGGATTTGGACTCGTACCTCAAGGCCCGGGCGCCAGTTACTTTTCTATCGGAGTTACGTGGTCACTTGCAGGTGACCAGCGAGCCAGGAACGCGTTACAACATGGCACTGATGAATGCTCTGGTCATGTATGTGGGAACTCAGGCGATTGCTTTGATCAG aaacaaaaactttgtGCCCAACACCTCGAACATAGCACACAGCGCCCACATGGATATCTTCCAGAATCTTGCTGTTGATTTGGATACGGAGGGTCGCTATCTGTTCTTGAATGCGATTGCGAACCAGTTGCGCTATCCCAACAGCCACACGCACTACTTCAGCTGTGCGGTGCTGCATCTGTTTGCCGAGGCCAACTCGGAGGCAATTCAGGAGCAGATCACTCGCGTACTTCTGGAACGATTGATTGTGAACCGCCCGCATCCTTGGGGACTGTTGATCACTTTTATTGAGCTGATCAAAAATCCCATCTACAAGTTCTGGGACCATGACTTTGTGCACTGTGCGCCAGAGATCACCAA ATATTTCGGTGATTGTTTGATTGTAGTTAAGCGGTTTGAGAATTCAATTGGCATTCAGTGTGCATCGTAG